One segment of Eretmochelys imbricata isolate rEreImb1 chromosome 5, rEreImb1.hap1, whole genome shotgun sequence DNA contains the following:
- the LOC144264863 gene encoding uncharacterized protein LOC144264863 gives MQSSSAQVTMMESQNRRRAPAWTEWEVRDLIAVWGEESVLSELRSSFRNAKTFVKISQGMKDRGHNRDPKQCRMKLKELRQAYQKPREVNGRSGSEPQTCCFYDELHAILGGSATTTPAVLFDSFNGDGGNMEAGFGDEEDDGDDEEVVDSSQQASRETSFPYSQELFLTLDLEPVPPEPTQGCLLDPAGREGTSAACVSMITGSSPSQRLVKLRKKKKRTRDEMFSELMLSCHTDRAQTNAWRQIMSECRKAQNDREERWRAEESKWRAEEWAEAQMWRQRDERRQDSMQRLLEDQTSMLQRMVELQQRQLEHRLTLQLLCNQPPSSPSSIASTPRRPRTRWGGLRPTSHSTTEDCPKKRRLSFNKF, from the exons atgcagagctcatcagcacaggtgaccatgatggagtcccagaatcgcagaagagctccagcatggaccgaatgggaggtacgggatctgatcgctgtttggggagaggaatccgtgctatcagaactccgttccagttttcgaaatgccaaaacctttgtcaaaatctcccagggcatgaaggacagaggccataacagggacccaaagcagtgccgcatgaaacttaaggagctgaggcaagcctaccagaaacccagagaggtgaacggccgctccgggtcagagccccaaacatgctgcttctatgatgagctgcatgccattttagggggttcagccaccactaccccagccgtgttgtttgactccttcaatggagatggaggcaatatggaagcaggttttggggacgaagaagatgatggtgatgatgaggaggttgtagatagctcacagcaagcaagcagagaaaccagttttccctacagccaggaactgtttctcaccctggacctggagccagtaccccccgaacccacccaaggctgcctcctggacccagcaggcagagaagggacctctg ctgcatgtgtttcaatgatcacaggatcttctccttcccagaggctagtgaagcttagaaagaaaaaaaaacgcactcgcgatgaaatgttctccgagctcatgctgtcctgccacactgacagagcacagacgaatgcttggaggcaaataatgtcagagtgcaggaaagcacaaaatgaccgggaggagaggtggcgggctgaagagagtaagtggcgggctgaagagtgggctgaagctcaaatgtggcggcagcgtgatgagaggaggcaggattcaatgcagaggctgctggaggaccaaaccagtatgctccagcgtatggttgagctgcagcaaaggcagctggagcacagactgacACTGCAGctcctctgtaaccaaccgccctcctccccaagttccatagcctccacacccagacgcccaagaacgcggtgggggggcctccggccaaccagccactccaccacagaggattgcccaaaaaaaagaaggctgtcattcaataaattttaa